In Deinococcus misasensis DSM 22328, the following proteins share a genomic window:
- a CDS encoding ISAs1 family transposase, with protein MNPEQLKLAVQHFSELPDPRTNRGLNQPLINVIVIALCAVLSDADSFYDMEDFGELKRDWLSSFLDLHTGIPSHDTFNRVFARLDPTHFQACVLDWVKEA; from the coding sequence ATGAACCCCGAGCAACTGAAACTCGCAGTCCAGCACTTCTCTGAGCTCCCTGATCCCCGGACAAACCGAGGGCTCAATCAACCCCTCATCAACGTGATCGTCATTGCCCTGTGTGCTGTGCTCAGCGATGCAGACAGCTTCTATGACATGGAGGATTTTGGGGAACTCAAACGGGATTGGCTCTCAAGCTTCCTGGACCTCCACACCGGTATACCCTCCCATGACACCTTCAATCGGGTCTTCGCCAGGCTCGACCCTACGCACTTTCAAGCCTGTGTGCTCGACTGGGTCAAAGAAGCCA
- a CDS encoding YgfZ/GcvT domain-containing protein, protein MVRYTRIPSSSLRVTGTDRLDFLMGQMTGHLKNAPTPGRVPALFLNVKGQIEQVAQVYRRDSDLYVHLPEDEAAMLAARFKKYIIFDQVEIEDTSETLVTFHLWGDNPEQEIPGWKAEGPDTQHIQWEEGFTVLVSRIRRSQNVGLDIHLLRSKILDFYEFIKLEEAAWEELHMERILAGIPDAYTDGFMGYLPQECGMEFAVSYQKGCYIGQEIMARVEARGNTRHHLVRLRGEDIPSFTDITLDGKTVGKTGISLGDTCLAVLRKDIDWGTPVTIEEASAAPEALPTLSLV, encoded by the coding sequence ATGGTACGTTATACCCGCATTCCCAGTTCAAGCCTGCGTGTGACCGGCACAGACCGTCTGGATTTCCTGATGGGTCAGATGACCGGGCACCTGAAAAACGCCCCCACGCCGGGCCGGGTGCCTGCCCTCTTTTTGAACGTCAAAGGCCAGATTGAGCAGGTGGCCCAGGTGTACCGCCGTGACAGCGACCTGTACGTTCACCTTCCTGAAGACGAGGCTGCCATGCTGGCCGCACGTTTCAAAAAGTACATCATTTTTGATCAGGTGGAGATCGAAGACACCTCTGAAACGCTGGTCACTTTCCACCTCTGGGGCGACAACCCCGAGCAGGAAATCCCCGGCTGGAAAGCAGAAGGCCCGGACACCCAGCACATCCAGTGGGAAGAGGGGTTCACCGTGCTGGTTTCCCGAATTCGCAGAAGCCAGAATGTGGGTCTGGACATCCACCTCCTGCGCAGCAAAATTCTGGACTTTTATGAATTCATCAAGCTGGAAGAAGCTGCGTGGGAAGAACTGCACATGGAACGCATTCTGGCCGGAATCCCAGACGCCTACACCGATGGATTCATGGGGTATTTGCCTCAGGAGTGCGGCATGGAATTTGCAGTCAGTTACCAGAAAGGCTGCTACATCGGGCAGGAAATCATGGCCCGGGTGGAAGCCAGAGGCAACACCCGCCACCATCTGGTTCGCTTGCGTGGCGAAGACATCCCGAGCTTCACAGACATCACCTTAGACGGCAAAACCGTGGGCAAAACCGGCATCAGTCTGGGTGACACCTGCCTTGCGGTGCTGCGCAAAGACATCGATTGGGGCACCCCTGTCACCATCGAAGAGGCCAGTGCTGCCCCTGAAGCCCTCCCCACCCTGAGTCTGGTCTAA
- a CDS encoding O-acetylhomoserine aminocarboxypropyltransferase/cysteine synthase family protein: protein MPKFETLQVHAGQTPDPTTGSRATPIYQTTSYNFRNAEHAANLFGLREFGNIYSRIMNPTNEVLESRIAALEGGVGALAVASGHAGVLLSILTLAQQGDNIVSTPNLYGGTYNLFKVTLPRLGINVKFTSSEERPEEFAALIDENTKGVFLESIGNPALNIPDLAEIAKVAHEKGVAVLVDNTFGQGGYLIRPIEHGANIVIHSASKWIGGHGQAIGGLIVDGGNFNWGNGRYPLFTEPSPSYHGLNFWEVFGEGNPLGLPNIAFVIRARVENLRDLGTTLSPHHASLFITGLETLSLRAERHIQNTHKLAEFLSNHPEVERVIHPDLPSHAHHALAQKYFPRGAGSILGFELKGGRAAGEAFVNNVKLASLLANVGDTKTLVIHPASTTHSQLSEAEQRSAGVTPGLVRISVGIEHIDDIIADFEEALKTVPALVEQV from the coding sequence ATGCCAAAGTTTGAAACCCTGCAAGTCCACGCTGGCCAGACCCCCGACCCGACCACCGGGAGCCGCGCCACCCCCATTTACCAGACCACCAGTTACAACTTCCGCAATGCGGAACACGCAGCCAATCTGTTCGGTCTGCGCGAGTTTGGCAACATCTACTCACGGATCATGAACCCCACCAATGAGGTGCTGGAAAGCCGCATTGCTGCCCTTGAGGGTGGCGTTGGTGCTCTGGCAGTGGCCAGTGGTCACGCCGGGGTGCTTCTCAGCATCCTGACCCTTGCCCAGCAGGGGGACAACATCGTGTCCACCCCCAACCTGTACGGCGGAACCTACAACCTGTTCAAGGTGACCCTGCCCCGCCTTGGGATCAACGTGAAATTCACCTCCTCTGAAGAGCGTCCAGAGGAATTCGCTGCACTGATCGACGAAAACACCAAAGGGGTGTTTCTGGAGTCCATCGGCAACCCGGCCCTGAACATCCCCGATCTGGCTGAAATTGCCAAAGTCGCCCACGAAAAAGGTGTGGCGGTCCTCGTGGACAACACTTTCGGGCAGGGTGGGTACCTGATCCGTCCCATCGAGCATGGGGCCAACATCGTGATTCACAGCGCCAGCAAGTGGATTGGCGGTCACGGTCAGGCCATCGGTGGCCTCATTGTGGACGGTGGAAACTTCAACTGGGGCAACGGACGTTACCCCCTGTTCACCGAGCCAAGCCCCAGTTACCACGGCCTGAACTTCTGGGAGGTCTTCGGCGAAGGGAACCCATTGGGCCTGCCCAACATCGCTTTTGTGATCCGTGCCCGCGTGGAAAACCTGCGCGACCTCGGGACCACGTTAAGTCCGCACCATGCCAGCCTGTTCATCACCGGTCTGGAAACCCTGTCCCTCAGGGCAGAACGCCACATCCAGAACACCCACAAACTGGCCGAATTCCTTTCCAACCACCCCGAGGTGGAGCGGGTCATTCACCCCGACCTGCCCTCTCACGCGCACCATGCTCTGGCCCAGAAATACTTCCCCAGAGGGGCCGGAAGCATCCTCGGGTTTGAATTGAAAGGGGGCCGCGCAGCTGGAGAAGCCTTCGTGAACAACGTCAAACTGGCGTCTTTGCTGGCCAACGTTGGAGACACCAAAACCCTGGTGATCCACCCGGCCAGCACCACCCACAGCCAGCTTTCCGAAGCCGAGCAGCGTTCCGCAGGGGTCACGCCCGGTCTGGTCCGCATCTCGGTGGGCATCGAGCACATCGATGACATCATTGCAGACTTTGAAGAGGCCCTGAAAACCGTTCCTGCACTGGTGGAACAGGTTTAA